AGGACGGGGTCGTCGAGCAGGACGTTGGTCTCGTTGTTGTTGCCCATCGAGTTGCCGGTCCAGTTCGTGGAGCCGAGCAGGACCTTGCGGCCGTCCACGACGATCAGCTTGGCGTGCAGCATCTTGCGGGGCGTGTCGAGCCGGACCTCGGCGCCCAGGTCTTCCAGGCGCTGTCGCCCCTCGGCGTTGAAGTCGATGCGGTCCTCCAGAAGGCCGCGCACGCGCACGCCGCGCTCCACCGCGCGGGCCAGCTCGGCCTCGATGCGGCGCACCGCCGCGTCGTCGTGGTGCTCCAGCTGGAGGAACTCGATCGTGTTCGTCGCCCCGGCGATCAGGGCGAGCACCGCGGGCAGGTACTCGCGGTTGACGACCGGCGTGACCGCGGGCGCCGCGCCGGCCCGGAGGGCGAGCGCGAGCAGGAGCGACAGGAGCAGCGGGGCCGGGCCTCGGGGTTTCACGCGGGCCTCACATCCGGGGGTTCGCGACGCCGCGCCGGAGCATCTGGCGCAGCTTGCGCAGGGCGTCGTCCTGGATCTGCTTGATGCGGGCGCGCGTGAGGTTGAGCATGGCGCCGGTCTCCTCGAGCGTGCGGCCCTCGATGAACCGCAGGCGCATGATCAGCTTCGAGCGCGCGGGCAGCCGCTCGACGGCCGTCCAGATCTCCGAGCGCTGCGCCGCGTGGGAGGCCTCCTCGGCCTCGCTGTCCTCCACGATGTCGTAGAGGTTGGATTCGTTGTCCGCGAACATCGCGTCCAGCGAGACCGGCGGGCCGGGCTGGTGCTCGAGCTGGCGGACGTACGGGCGGATCTTCGCCACCCGCTCCTCCGTCAGGCCCGTCAGGTTCGCCAGCAGGGCGTCGTCCGGCGGTTCGCCGCGGTCCTTGGGCCAGGCGTCGAGGATCTCCTTGAGCGCCAGCATTTCGCGCGAGGGGCGCATGCCGATGCTGCCGGAGCGCACGTGGTCGCGGAAGTAGTTGCGGAGGCGGTTCTGGACGGCCTTCTGCGCGTAGACGTAGAACGGCGTGCCGCGCGTGAAGTCGAATTTCCGGATGGCGTTGGACAGGGCCTTCGAG
This window of the Kiritimatiellia bacterium genome carries:
- a CDS encoding sigma-70 family RNA polymerase sigma factor encodes the protein MVMIKTGGQYRDELKALAASLPFKVISRPEFRKPGGCPAPVRQKRTYSSPDSNMQAVGRFLIERGTVELLTPDQTLSLFTEIHWCATQIRQLSRRRMKSSAQWRQAGVQARKLISQIEAAEEELFIANRRLVVSCIKPYFWIGQVWLGDFLQEGSKALSNAIRKFDFTRGTPFYVYAQKAVQNRLRNYFRDHVRSGSIGMRPSREMLALKEILDAWPKDRGEPPDDALLANLTGLTEERVAKIRPYVRQLEHQPGPPVSLDAMFADNESNLYDIVEDSEAEEASHAAQRSEIWTAVERLPARSKLIMRLRFIEGRTLEETGAMLNLTRARIKQIQDDALRKLRQMLRRGVANPRM